A region of Paracoccus albus DNA encodes the following proteins:
- a CDS encoding aromatic ring-hydroxylating oxygenase subunit alpha, producing MNNLAPLGAEMPVWAKEDEGFHVPYWVFQREDVLEMENERLFQGETWNYMCLEAELQSPGDFVAVHVGETPVIVTRDHDGEIYAFENRCSHRGSLLALEDRGNVKDFTCVYHAWTHSLQGDLVGIAFKDGIGGKGGMEKDFCMNSVGPRKLRVANVDGLIFGSFDEDVDDIEDYMGEEVLDRIHRVLEGRKMVVLGRFTQVLPNNWKLYVENTKDSYHASILHTFFTTFELNRLSQKGGIIVSPNGGCHVSYSEIDQVAEAEKAKNTIYSDQNIRSQSDLQLADKSLLASFKEFDDDITLQILTVFPGFVLQQIQNSIAVRQVLPKGTDEMHLKWTYIGFEDDTTEQRRARLKLSNLIGPGGYVSMEDGCIGGFVRRGTKGASDNNAVLEMGGRSIEGGDDRITEASIRGFWAEYRMRMGL from the coding sequence ATGAACAATTTGGCGCCCCTTGGGGCGGAAATGCCTGTTTGGGCGAAGGAAGATGAGGGTTTCCATGTCCCTTACTGGGTGTTCCAGCGCGAAGACGTTCTGGAGATGGAAAATGAGCGCCTGTTCCAGGGGGAAACCTGGAACTACATGTGTCTTGAAGCCGAACTTCAATCGCCCGGCGACTTCGTCGCGGTCCATGTCGGGGAAACCCCGGTCATCGTGACCCGCGACCATGACGGCGAGATTTATGCGTTCGAGAACCGCTGCTCGCATCGCGGCTCGCTTCTGGCGCTGGAAGATCGCGGCAATGTCAAGGATTTCACCTGCGTCTATCATGCCTGGACCCACAGCCTGCAAGGCGACCTCGTGGGGATCGCGTTCAAGGACGGGATCGGCGGCAAAGGCGGGATGGAGAAGGACTTCTGCATGAATTCCGTCGGCCCGCGCAAGCTGCGCGTAGCCAATGTCGACGGGCTGATCTTCGGCAGCTTCGACGAGGATGTGGACGATATCGAGGATTACATGGGCGAGGAGGTTCTCGACCGCATCCATCGCGTGCTGGAAGGCCGCAAGATGGTGGTTCTGGGCCGGTTCACACAGGTGCTTCCCAACAACTGGAAGCTCTATGTCGAGAACACCAAGGACAGCTATCACGCCAGTATCCTGCACACCTTCTTCACCACCTTCGAGTTGAACCGGCTGTCGCAGAAGGGCGGGATCATCGTCAGCCCGAATGGCGGCTGCCATGTGAGCTATTCCGAGATCGACCAGGTCGCGGAAGCCGAGAAGGCGAAGAACACGATCTATTCGGACCAGAATATCCGGTCGCAATCGGACCTGCAACTGGCCGACAAGTCGCTTCTGGCGAGCTTCAAGGAATTCGATGACGACATCACCCTGCAGATCCTCACGGTCTTTCCGGGTTTCGTCCTGCAGCAGATCCAGAACTCGATCGCGGTGCGTCAGGTCCTGCCGAAAGGCACCGACGAGATGCATCTCAAATGGACCTATATCGGGTTCGAAGACGACACGACCGAACAGCGCCGCGCGCGTCTGAAACTGTCGAACCTGATCGGGCCGGGCGGCTATGTGTCGATGGAAGACGGCTGTATCGGCGGCTTCGTGCGCCGGGGCACCAAGGGCGCGTCGGACAACAATGCCGTGCTCGAAATGGGCGGGCGCAGCATCGAAGGCGGCGACGACCGCATCACGGAAGCCTCGATCCGGGGGTTCTGGGCAGAATACAGAATGAGGATGGGCCTATGA
- a CDS encoding aromatic-ring-hydroxylating dioxygenase subunit beta, with the protein MNIHVRQAEVSALISAAQARYVREIDDGDCTAWPNFFVDDCFYTITSADNYAQNLEAGLVWLDSKDMLRDRILSLLEANVYERHSYRHMIGLPFVGELEGDEVDSETSFMVARITREGPTDLFATGRYIDRYRIVGDEAKIVSRTVVLDSNQIDTLLGFPL; encoded by the coding sequence ATGAACATTCACGTCCGGCAGGCCGAGGTTTCGGCCCTGATCAGCGCCGCGCAGGCCCGCTATGTCCGCGAGATCGACGATGGCGATTGCACGGCATGGCCCAACTTCTTCGTGGATGATTGCTTCTACACGATCACCAGCGCCGACAATTACGCGCAGAACCTTGAGGCGGGTCTTGTCTGGCTCGACAGCAAGGACATGCTGCGCGACCGTATCCTGTCGCTGCTGGAGGCCAACGTCTATGAGCGCCACTCCTACCGCCACATGATCGGGCTGCCCTTCGTGGGCGAGCTGGAAGGCGACGAAGTGGATTCGGAAACCTCGTTCATGGTGGCCCGGATCACCCGCGAGGGGCCGACCGATCTTTTTGCCACCGGGCGCTATATCGACCGCTACCGGATCGTCGGCGACGAGGCAAAGATCGTGTCGCGCACTGTGGTGCTGGACAGCAACCAGATCGACACGCTGCTCGGTTTCCCGCTATAA
- a CDS encoding FAD-binding oxidoreductase has translation MSFRITVTDHDDIGFDCEEDETVLDAADRAGYAIPYSCRKGVCSSCEGGIASGEAMVRGQGVQAGPAEGVKLCQARPLTDLQIAPTRIQKVEPVERKTLEAKVRKITRPAPDVAVIQFRLPIGQRAPFRAGQYLRVVMEDGDSRNYSMANPPQKNDGIELHIRHVPGGKFSEQVLSKLDKGQFLTVELPYGEFCLSDNDDMDAVLLATGTGFAPMKSLIENQIALGAERPLKLYWGVNTEADLYMADVAARWAAAHPWISFTPVISSPSDGWDRRTGFVHRAVLEDIPDMSNVEVYACGAPVMIDAARSEFEAEAGLAKDRFFSDAFVASGDEE, from the coding sequence GTGAGTTTTCGTATAACCGTCACCGACCATGACGATATCGGCTTCGACTGCGAAGAGGACGAAACCGTTCTCGACGCGGCTGACCGCGCGGGCTATGCCATTCCCTATTCATGCCGCAAGGGTGTGTGTTCGTCCTGCGAAGGCGGCATCGCTTCGGGCGAGGCGATGGTGCGCGGGCAGGGGGTTCAGGCCGGTCCCGCCGAGGGCGTGAAGCTGTGCCAGGCCCGTCCGCTGACCGATCTTCAGATCGCGCCGACCCGGATCCAGAAGGTCGAGCCTGTGGAGCGCAAGACGCTGGAGGCGAAGGTGCGCAAGATCACCCGCCCGGCGCCGGACGTGGCCGTGATCCAGTTCCGCCTGCCGATCGGGCAACGCGCACCGTTCCGCGCCGGTCAATACCTGCGGGTGGTGATGGAGGACGGCGACAGCCGCAATTACTCCATGGCGAACCCCCCGCAGAAAAACGACGGGATCGAGCTGCATATCCGGCATGTACCCGGCGGCAAGTTCTCGGAGCAGGTGCTGAGCAAGCTGGACAAGGGGCAGTTCCTGACCGTCGAGCTGCCTTATGGCGAGTTCTGCCTGTCTGACAACGACGATATGGACGCGGTTTTGCTGGCCACCGGCACCGGGTTTGCCCCGATGAAATCGTTGATCGAGAACCAGATCGCGCTGGGGGCCGAGCGGCCGCTGAAGCTTTATTGGGGTGTCAATACCGAGGCCGATCTTTACATGGCCGATGTCGCCGCCCGCTGGGCTGCGGCGCATCCCTGGATCAGCTTCACGCCGGTCATCTCGTCGCCTTCGGACGGCTGGGACAGGCGCACCGGGTTCGTTCACCGCGCGGTGCTTGAGGACATTCCCGACATGAGCAATGTCGAGGTCTATGCCTGCGGTGCGCCGGTGATGATCGACGCGGCGCGCTCGGAATTCGAGGCCGAGGCCGGGCTGGCCAAAGATCGCTTTTTCAGCGATGCTTTCGTGGCGTCGGGCGACGAGGAATAA
- a CDS encoding PdxA family dehydrogenase → MTAQKEKVLITVGDANGIGPEVAAKAAIALADDPALRPVIVGDRHLVEPVVTAAGFALEPSMDKWGAPGHVDLHEVGAIDAADVTPGTPTAASGRATVAYVERAVALVKDGTGRAIVACPHSETAVNASGRTFSGYPNLLSELLGTGEDSVFLMLIGGGLRIVHVTLHEGIHTALDRLTPELIERATLAAHQALSGLGIDAPRIGLFGINPHAGEGGLFGDEDDRIVTPAIERLRAQGIDAHGPEGADVMLVREGYDAFVAMYHDQGHIPVKLLAGRSSAAMSIGSGLVFSSVGHGAAFDIAGKGQASSDAAVAAIRLVGGIQ, encoded by the coding sequence ATGACGGCGCAAAAGGAAAAAGTGCTGATCACCGTTGGCGATGCCAACGGGATCGGCCCGGAAGTCGCGGCCAAGGCCGCTATCGCGCTGGCCGACGATCCGGCGCTGCGCCCGGTGATCGTGGGCGACCGGCATCTGGTGGAGCCGGTCGTGACGGCGGCGGGCTTCGCGCTTGAGCCGTCCATGGACAAATGGGGCGCGCCCGGCCACGTCGATCTTCATGAGGTTGGCGCGATTGACGCGGCCGATGTGACGCCCGGCACACCCACAGCGGCCAGCGGGCGGGCGACGGTTGCCTATGTCGAGCGCGCGGTTGCGCTGGTCAAGGACGGCACCGGCCGCGCCATCGTGGCCTGTCCGCATTCGGAAACGGCGGTCAATGCCAGTGGGCGGACCTTTTCGGGCTATCCCAACCTTCTGTCCGAGCTTCTAGGCACCGGCGAGGATTCGGTTTTCCTGATGCTGATCGGCGGCGGGCTTCGAATCGTGCATGTGACGCTGCATGAAGGCATTCACACCGCGCTTGACCGGCTGACGCCGGAGCTGATCGAACGCGCCACGCTGGCCGCGCATCAGGCGCTCAGCGGTCTGGGGATCGACGCCCCGCGCATCGGGCTGTTCGGGATCAACCCCCATGCGGGCGAGGGCGGGCTTTTCGGGGATGAGGACGACCGCATCGTCACCCCCGCCATCGAACGGCTGCGCGCCCAAGGGATCGACGCGCACGGGCCGGAAGGCGCCGACGTGATGCTGGTGCGCGAAGGCTATGACGCCTTTGTCGCCATGTATCACGATCAGGGCCATATCCCGGTCAAGCTGCTGGCCGGGCGCAGTTCGGCGGCGATGTCGATCGGTTCCGGGCTGGTCTTTTCCAGCGTCGGGCACGGCGCGGCGTTCGATATTGCGGGCAAGGGTCAGGCGTCCAGCGATGCGGCGGTCGCCGCGATCAGGCTTGTCGGAGGTATTCAGTGA
- a CDS encoding IclR family transcriptional regulator domain-containing protein, whose protein sequence is MTGTTEKEGGTATKSRAPEGMAGLAKGLAIIELFGEEHPAVTVSSAADETGISRASARRCLLTLTDLGYLTKNGPRFMPTPRMLRLGRSYTGAIPLPQLAQHQLDAAREELGESVSLSILEDGRSTFVARAEAARLVSTAIRLGTRLPAYAAATGRILLSAYDDKALDAYLDAAEPVAMTKHTVTDKAKLKEIIRAASRDKVAFTDEELELGMVSMAIPVFDPDGKLLASMSVSAARPRVTVKDMRKHMLPILRIYAEALSRSL, encoded by the coding sequence ATGACGGGGACGACGGAAAAAGAAGGGGGCACGGCGACGAAATCGCGCGCGCCCGAGGGGATGGCGGGGCTGGCCAAGGGCCTGGCCATCATCGAATTGTTCGGGGAAGAGCACCCGGCTGTCACTGTTTCGTCCGCCGCTGATGAGACCGGCATTTCGCGGGCCAGTGCGCGGCGCTGCCTGCTGACCCTGACCGATCTGGGTTATCTGACCAAGAACGGCCCGCGTTTCATGCCGACCCCGCGCATGTTGCGGCTGGGCCGATCCTATACCGGCGCGATTCCGCTGCCCCAGCTTGCCCAGCATCAGCTTGACGCGGCGCGCGAGGAGTTGGGGGAATCCGTCTCGCTTTCGATCCTGGAGGATGGCCGGTCAACCTTTGTCGCGCGGGCCGAGGCTGCGCGGCTGGTCTCCACCGCGATCCGTCTGGGCACCCGGCTGCCCGCCTATGCCGCGGCCACGGGGCGTATCCTGCTGTCGGCCTATGACGACAAGGCGCTGGATGCCTATCTCGACGCGGCGGAGCCGGTGGCCATGACCAAGCATACGGTTACGGACAAGGCGAAGCTGAAGGAGATCATCCGCGCCGCCAGCCGTGACAAGGTGGCGTTCACCGACGAGGAGCTGGAGCTGGGCATGGTCAGCATGGCCATTCCGGTCTTCGACCCGGACGGCAAGCTGCTCGCCTCGATGAGCGTGAGCGCGGCGCGGCCGCGCGTCACCGTCAAGGACATGCGCAAGCACATGCTGCCCATTTTGCGCATCTATGCCGAGGCGCTGTCGCGGTCCCTTTGA
- a CDS encoding NADPH-dependent FMN reductase yields MPKKTVLFMSGSSQVGSSNWRMVGAAAALADRDMADAFAAVTLNLAEYELPVFIEGQPSPIPDDAAKLRKAVAAADAIFMSSDEYTGAFSSVFRNAAGWIGHDVDGAGNLFHGKLITLCGAPVGGVGALRGHPALHQFLLELGANVYSQKFELGSTSRIFRQDGSLSPSVQKQLVEGAFARLAGETV; encoded by the coding sequence ATGCCCAAAAAGACAGTCCTCTTCATGTCGGGAAGCAGCCAGGTCGGCTCGTCCAACTGGCGGATGGTCGGCGCCGCTGCGGCCCTTGCGGACCGCGACATGGCGGATGCCTTCGCGGCGGTCACGCTGAACCTTGCCGAATATGAGCTGCCGGTTTTCATCGAGGGTCAGCCCAGTCCCATACCGGACGATGCAGCGAAGCTTCGCAAAGCCGTGGCCGCGGCAGACGCCATCTTCATGAGCTCCGATGAATATACCGGCGCGTTCTCCTCGGTGTTCCGCAACGCCGCTGGCTGGATCGGGCATGACGTGGACGGCGCGGGCAACCTGTTCCACGGCAAGCTGATCACGCTCTGCGGGGCGCCCGTGGGCGGCGTCGGCGCGCTGCGCGGCCACCCTGCCCTACACCAGTTCCTTCTGGAGCTCGGCGCGAACGTCTATTCGCAGAAATTCGAGCTCGGCTCGACCTCAAGGATCTTCCGCCAGGATGGAAGCCTGTCGCCGTCGGTCCAGAAGCAGCTGGTCGAAGGGGCCTTCGCCCGGCTGGCGGGCGAAACCGTGTGA